The DNA sequence CCATGTCGTCGCTCATGCGTCCTCCTCAGCCCGCGCTCACCACCGGCGGGGGGCCGGTGGCTCCTCGTCGTCCAGGGATCCGACGATCCGGCCGGTGGGTTCGGCCATCGGCTCGAAGACGGCGCCCTCGATCCGGTACGCCCGGTTCGAGCGCTCCTGGTCGCCGCCGCCTTGGCCACCGCCACCCATGCCGCCCATCGGCATGCCGCCACCCATCGACTGGCCGGCCTGGCCGTTCGCGCCGACCGCGGCCGCCGAGGCGAACGCGGGCGCCGCCGTCTGCTGCTGGCCGGCCCCCACCCCGCTGTGGACCCCCTCGGACAGCGACGGCGACTCGCCGAGCGAGCCCGTCACCGCGCCGGCGCCGCCCGTGTCGAGGCCGGCCGCGGACAGCGCGTGCGCGCCACCCCCGCCGCCGCCGGACGCGCCGATCCCGTCGAGGGTGCCGCTGTGCTTCGGCAGGTCGCCGGGTTTCGCGTCGGGGGTGTCGCCGAGGGCGTGCGAGGCCGTGTCGCCCTTGGTCTCGCCCCTGAGCGCGTCGTCGAGGTGCTTTTTGGTGTCGTCGTCCAGGCCGCCGGGCGACGTGTCGTCCTCGCCCAGGGTGTAGGTAGTCGGCTTGCCGGTGCCGTCGTCGACGGTCACGACCGTCGGGCCGTCCGCGCCGTCGGGCCGCTCGGCGGTGATCTTGAGGTCGCCGTCCTGGATGTGGATCTTGCCGTCCGCGCCCGGGTGGTAGACGCCGTCGGCGTCCGGCTTCCCCGGGTCGTCCGAGCCGGCGACGCCGAGGTCGGTCTTGGCGGCGTCGCCGTCGGGCCAGTCGAGCTTGAAGTCCTTCGCCGGGCCGTCGCCTTCGCCGACCTTGATGTCCATCTTGCCGTCGGAGTCCGGCTCGGTCATCTCGAAGGTCTTGTCACCCTGCTTGACCTTGAGGTGGTCGAGATTCTCGTCGCCGTCGGGCTTGCCGTCGCCGTCCAGGTCGGCCTTGCCGTCCTTGCCGGTGTCGGACTTGCCGTCGTCGAGCAGGCCGTCGCCGTCCTGGTCGGTCTTGATGCCGTCGCCGCCGAGCTTGTCCAGCGCGTCGGACGCCTGCTTCTTGGCGTCCTCCGCGGCCTTCTCGGCGGCCGCCTTGCCGTCCGCCGCGGGGTCCGAGCCGGACCCGGAATCCGAGCCGGAGCCCGATCCCGAGTCACTGCCGCTGCCCGAGCCGCCGAGGCCGCCCGCACCGTCACCGGAATCGGTCTTGATGCCCTCACCACTGAACTGGCTCAACGCGTCGGCGGCCTTCTTCTTAGCCGCTTCCGCCGCCGCGGCGGCCGCGTCCTGACCGCCGCCGGCGCCCGAGCCGGAGCCGGTCCCCGACGGCGAGGTGTCGTCCCCACCGAGCCCACTGCCACTGCCGCTACCACCGCCACTGCCCGAGCCGCCGAGGCCACCCGCACCGTCACCGGAGTCGGTCTTGATGCCCTCACCACTGAACTGGCTCAGCGCGTCGGCGGCCTTCTTCTTGGCGGCTTCCGCCGCCGCGGCCGCGGCGGCTTGACCGTCCGAAGAAGACGGAGGCGGCGTCGAGGACGGCGACGTGTCGTCGCCACCGCCCGAGCCCCCGCCACCGGACATGTCGGGGATGGACGGCACCGGGCCGCCACCACCGGCACCCGAACCCGAACCGGAGCCGCCACCCGAGCCGGAGCCGGAGCCGGACCCGCCGGAGATGTCCGGGATCGGCGGCACCGAACCGCCGCCGCCGGAGCCCGAACCGCCGGAGCCGGAGCCGGAGCCACTGCCGGAAGCCCCGGACGGTGTGTCGAAGTCCGGGATCGGCGGCACGTTTCCGCCGCCACCCGAACCCGAGCCGCCGGAACCCGAACCGCTGCCCGAGCCGGACCCGCCGGAACCCGAGCCGCTGCCCGAACCGGACCCACCGGAACCCGAGCCGGAGCCGCCGGACCCCGAGCCGCCGGCGCCCGAACCGGCACCGCCGCCCGAACCGCCGCCGTAGCCGCCGCCCGAACCCGAGCCGCTGCCGGAACCGCCGCCGTAGCCCCCGTTGCCCGAACCCGAGCCACCGGAACCCGAGCCGCCACCGGACCCGCCGGTGCCCGAACCCGAGCCGGAGCCCGAGCCGCCGGGCATGCTCACGCCCTCGAACTCGTTCTTGACCTTGCCCATGACCTTGTCGAGCGCGTCGTAGGCCTGGTCGACGAGGTCCTTCGTGTCCTTGCAGGTCTTGGCGAAGCCCTGGTAGAGCCGGTCCCACATGTCGGGGTTGAACTGGTTCTGGATCCACTGCTTGGCCAGGTCCTGGCCGTGCTTCTTGATCTCGTCGCCGTCGCAGCAGCCCTGGTCGTTGAGCGTCTTGACCAGGTTGGTGCCGAAGTTGGCATCCATCCAGCCCGCGATCTGGGCCAGGTCCTTCTCGTTGCCGTGCTCGCCGCTGGCGACCGCGATGACCTTCTGCGCCATCGTGTAGTCGGCCTTGCCGACCACGTCGGTGTACATCCCGATGACCGCGTCGGCCTTGCCCTTGCACAGCTGGAAGACCGTGGTCGCGGTGCTGAGCGTCGCCTCGCCCGCGTTGCCGAGGGTCTGGGACAGCTTGTTCGCCTTGGGCAGGATCTTGTCGTTGTAGGTGTCCGACGACGCGTCGGCACCGGCGCCGGTCCAGCTCTGGTACAGGCTGGACAGCTCGGTGCCGGTGTTCTCCACCGTCTTGTCCACCGTGGTCGAGCCGGTCTTGAAGTGGGCGGCGTCCTCGACGAAGTTCTGGAAGCTGATGCCGCGCTGCTCGTCGAACGGCTTCCGGATGTCCTTGTCCAGGTCGAGCGCGCGGGTGTTGCCACGGCAGTCGTCCGGGACCTTCGCCAGCAGCGACCCGAACGTCTCGAACAGCTTGAGCGCGGGCGCGGCGGCGTCGAAGATCTCGTCGGACGTCTTCGTGCCGGTGCCGGCCCCGCCACCGGACTCGTCCGCGGCCG is a window from the Amycolatopsis sp. NBC_00355 genome containing:
- a CDS encoding WXG100 family type VII secretion target, whose product is MAKTWTEVKAVLDDPSVPAQTKTVLISSWMRENPPPPPFLADQEPDDIKAKRQEAEKLATAYNANPLFSGVPLDEAYDTAKKAGDQASYNEDQEKKAVDDGKKKLDDTKPPAADESGGGAGTGTKTSDEIFDAAAPALKLFETFGSLLAKVPDDCRGNTRALDLDKDIRKPFDEQRGISFQNFVEDAAHFKTGSTTVDKTVENTGTELSSLYQSWTGAGADASSDTYNDKILPKANKLSQTLGNAGEATLSTATTVFQLCKGKADAVIGMYTDVVGKADYTMAQKVIAVASGEHGNEKDLAQIAGWMDANFGTNLVKTLNDQGCCDGDEIKKHGQDLAKQWIQNQFNPDMWDRLYQGFAKTCKDTKDLVDQAYDALDKVMGKVKNEFEGVSMPGGSGSGSGSGTGGSGGGSGSGGSGSGNGGYGGGSGSGSGSGGGYGGGSGGGAGSGAGGSGSGGSGSGSGGSGSGSGSGSGGSGSGSGSGSGGSGSGGGGNVPPIPDFDTPSGASGSGSGSGSGGSGSGGGGSVPPIPDISGGSGSGSGSGGGSGSGSGAGGGGPVPSIPDMSGGGGSGGGDDTSPSSTPPPSSSDGQAAAAAAAEAAKKKAADALSQFSGEGIKTDSGDGAGGLGGSGSGGGSGSGSGLGGDDTSPSGTGSGSGAGGGQDAAAAAAEAAKKKAADALSQFSGEGIKTDSGDGAGGLGGSGSGSDSGSGSGSDSGSGSDPAADGKAAAEKAAEDAKKQASDALDKLGGDGIKTDQDGDGLLDDGKSDTGKDGKADLDGDGKPDGDENLDHLKVKQGDKTFEMTEPDSDGKMDIKVGEGDGPAKDFKLDWPDGDAAKTDLGVAGSDDPGKPDADGVYHPGADGKIHIQDGDLKITAERPDGADGPTVVTVDDGTGKPTTYTLGEDDTSPGGLDDDTKKHLDDALRGETKGDTASHALGDTPDAKPGDLPKHSGTLDGIGASGGGGGGAHALSAAGLDTGGAGAVTGSLGESPSLSEGVHSGVGAGQQQTAAPAFASAAAVGANGQAGQSMGGGMPMGGMGGGGQGGGDQERSNRAYRIEGAVFEPMAEPTGRIVGSLDDEEPPAPRRW